A genomic stretch from Etheostoma cragini isolate CJK2018 chromosome 8, CSU_Ecrag_1.0, whole genome shotgun sequence includes:
- the LOC117949741 gene encoding peroxisomal succinyl-coenzyme A thioesterase-like, whose translation MDRKQCCVKLSVQPSRGLVDEKFLVLVQNVFPGSQLTLHALYKCEDGHSWEAFAHYTASAIGTVNVSEDPSLGGTYSGVEPMGLLWSLRPVPGSKPWLRMRKMNVQTPMEVTISVYPGHQTEGFLDQVSLAGVVVERWYMAPGVRRIPITEAGLTATLFLPPGPGPFPGLLDLWGGGGKLVEYRSALLASHGFASLALDYLTAKVTIETGKMVDNQYFERAYKVLEQHPQILSSRIGMIGLSFGTSITLKMAVYSQVAKFRCIVGISGSHVQPIDGSVEQLMNFFKENTEKTRFNNENHMICRDLLLPIPTDPSLKVDVGQLQCPLLLVVGEDDQNWPAYESGLDIKEMMERAGNSHLLTLLSYPDTGHLIEPPFTPFAKASTFRAVSSRQILVALWGGETVAHSRAQEDAWRKTLVFLRAHLYSNVNTGVTSFSNL comes from the exons ATGGACAGGAAGCAGTGTTGTGTGAAGCTGTCGGTCCAGCCGTCCAGAGGGCTCGTGGATGAGAAGTTCCTCGTCCTGGTCCAGAACGTCTTCCCTGGTTCCCAGCTGACGCTCCACGCCCTCTATAAGTGTGAAGACGGACACAGCTGGGAGGCGTTTGCTCACTACACCGCCAGCGCCATCGGGACTGTGAACG TTTCAGAGGATCCCAGTCTGGGCGGGACATATTCTGGGGTTGAACCGATGGGGCTCCTGTGGAGCCTCAGACCAGTTCCGGGCAGCAAACCTTGGCTCAG GATGAGGAAGATGAATGTCCAGACTCCCATGGAGGTCACAATCTCGGTGTACCCGGGCCACCAGACCGAGGGCTTCCTGGATCAGGTGTCGCTGGCCGGTGTGGTGGTGGAGCGCTGGTACATGGCGCCTGGCGTCCGCAGGATCCCGATTACAGAGGCCGGACTCACCGCGACCCTCTTCCTGCCCCCAG GACCGGGACCTTTCCCTGGCCTCCTGGACCTGTGGGGGGGTGGAGGGAAGTTGGTTGAGTACAGATCGGCACTGCTGGCCTCTCACGGTTTCGCCTCCCTGGCCCTCGATTACCTGACGGCAAAAGTCACCATAGAAACCGGGAAGATGGTGGACAACCAGTACTTTGAG AGGGCCTATAAAGTCCTGGAGCAGCATCCTCAGATCCTCAGCAGCAGGATCGGCATGATCGGTCTTTCCTTTGGGACCAGTATCACCCTTAAAATGGCGGTTTACTCCCAAGTAGCAAAG TTCAGGTGTATAGTGGGCATCAGTGGGAGTCACGTGCAGCCGATTGACGGATCTGTGGAACAATTAATGAATTTCTTTAAAGA AAACACGGAGAAGACTCGCTTCAACAATGAGAACCACATGATCTGCCGCGACCTGCTGCTGCCCATCCCCACTGACCCCTCCCTCAAAGTGGAT GTGGGACAGCTCCAGTGTCCTCTGTTGCTGGTTGTAGGTGAGGACGATCAGAACTGGCCCGCCTACGAGTCTGGACTGGAC ATAAAGGAGATGATGGAGCGGGCGGGGAACAGCCACCTGCTGACTCTCCTGTCGTACCCCGACACCGGTCACCTGATTGAGCCTCCGTTCACGCCCTTCGCCAAAGCCAGCACCTTCAGAGCAGTCTCCTCACGCCAGATAC TGGTAGcgctgtgggggggggagacGGTGGCACACTCTCGGGCTCAGGAAGACGCCTGGAGGAAGACGCTGGTCTTTCTGAGGGCTCATCTGTACAGCAACGTAAACACTGGTGTAACTTCGTTTTCTAACCTGtaa
- the LOC117949733 gene encoding kelch repeat and BTB domain-containing protein 13, which yields MSARSRYSEDGSSCDSADERDLVALASAKLTIVVGDAHFSEEKRFLVQSCDYFRALYRSGMKECRQDEIHLKSLRARGFLVALAVLRGETPVLDADDIVEAIECAAFLQVAPLTKHLVHLVDSDNCLLMFHTAAIFGLMDLYRVAALFIRDAYADMEAEVKKSLPAELVSYVESLTPSSFVAVGAHVTCGVDETVHAASRTVCYLDEVANVWKVLTDLPPDASTSMAGVTVLDNKLYVVGGVHGRHRQVVDSGFCYSVATNTWSRISSPAQLRCNLSLVGLDGRLYAIGGEYDRKSMSSVEAYDVETGRWEFAAHLPRPAAGAACTKATGRVFACLWRPMETTEIYEYVPRTDEWRLVTTLIRHQSYGHCMVGHGDKLYVVRNGPSDDFLRCLMDRYDLTSGQWSSLPGHFANSKGSLFTAVVRGDSVLTLNRTATLEFAVDGETWKPRRQMKGFPRSGSVWTFLLRLPDARTLQ from the coding sequence ATGTCAGCGCGCAGTCGTTACTCAGAGGACGGCAGCAGCTGCGACAGTGCAGACGAGAGAGATCTGGTCGCTCTCGCCTCGGCCAAATTAACCATCGTGGTCGGAGACGCCCACTTCTCCGAGGAGAAGAGGTTCCTCGTCCAGAGCTGCGACTACTTCCGAGCTCTGTATCGCTCCGGGATGAAGGAATGTCGGCAGGACGAGATCCACCTCAAGTCTCTGCGTGCTCGAGGCTTCCTCGTCGCCTTGGCGGTGTTACGAGGCGAGACGCCCGTCCTGGACGCCGACGACATCGTCGAAGCCATCGAATGTGCCGCTTTCCTGCAGGTGGCGCCGCTCACCAAGCATCTCGTCCACCTCGTTGATTCTGACAACTGTCTGCTGATGTTTCACACCGCCGCCATCTTCGGCCTCATGGATCTCTACCGCGTTGCCGCGCTGTTCATCCGGGACGCGTACGCTGACATGGAAGCGGAGGTCAAGAAATCCCTGCCGGCAGAGCTGGTCTCCTACGTGGAGTCTTTGACCCCGAGTAGTTTTGTGGCTGTGGGGGCTCACGTGACCTGCGGGGTGGATGAAACGGTCCACGCCGCCTCCAGGACGGTCTGCTACCTGGATGAAGTTGCCAACGTTTGGAAAGTGTTGACAGATCTTCCACCAGATGCCAGCACCTCCATGGCTGGAGTGACCGTGTTGGACAACAAGCTCTACGTCGTCGGAGGAGTCCATGGACGTCACAGACAGGTCGTGGACTCGGGTTTCTGCTACAGCGTCGCGACCAACACCTGGAGCCGGATCTCCAGTCCGGCGCAGCTCCGATGCAACCTCAGCCTCGTGGGTTTGGACGGTCGACTCTACGCCATCGGAGGAGAGTACGACCGGAAGTCGATGTCGTCCGTGGAAGCGTACGACGTTGAGACGGGAAGGTGGGAGTTTGCGGCCCACTTACCACGCCCGGCGGCGGGTGCGGCGTGCACCAAGGCCACGGGCCGGGTCTTCGCGTGTTTGTGGAGGCCGATGGAGACGACGGAGATCTACGAGTACGTCCCGAGGACAGACGAGTGGCGGCTGGTGACCACGCTGATCCGGCACCAGAGCTACGGCCACTGCATGGTCGGCCACGGGGACAAGCTGTACGTGGTGAGAAACGGGCCGTCGGACGACTTCCTGCGGTGCCTGATGGACCGTTACGATCTGACGTCGGGCCAGTGGTCGTCTCTGCCGGGACACTTCGCCAACAGCAAAGGTTCGCTGTTCACGGCGGTGGTGAGAGGCGACTCCGTGCTCACGCTCAACAGGACCGCGACGCTGGAGTTCGCCGTGGACGGTGAGACCTGGAAGCCCCGGCGGCAGATGAAGGGTTTCCCCAGAAGTGGGTCGGTTTGGACGTTCCTGCTCCGACTGCCGGACGCTCGCACGCTGCAGTGA